From the Maioricimonas rarisocia genome, one window contains:
- a CDS encoding tetratricopeptide repeat protein — MKSALLPETLRRPVLVLAVLAWVPITSTMSGCSPMNGYVMNESGKAFYERGNYTFARREFERALIDDPYNSDYAYNVASAMQKQGDLISAEKMYLHALNLDPSHQPSYHGLAGMLVEEGRTAEAHDLLQTWAQTQPYMPEAHVELAALQQKTGDLAGAEQSLRQALAVHPHHPKATAHLASVYQKSGRVADAAQMYQRSLAANPYQPDVQSQLAGLNSPNVPSPAMRMAQVMPQHDPTLAKPPYPHMAQRVPTVQPMMQPATMPMMQPAPTYGAAPYGTPAGSVPAAPMTAPAPGRDVPVPMPPAGTPQPIELGSPVPVSWADPAHVPSGPMMSPGPLLAPGPELPAGVDVSSGPATQSGPALEAYSQPVPAVTAF, encoded by the coding sequence ATGAAGTCTGCCCTGCTCCCGGAGACGTTGCGGCGTCCGGTGCTGGTACTGGCCGTTCTGGCCTGGGTTCCGATCACCTCGACGATGAGTGGCTGTTCACCGATGAACGGCTATGTCATGAACGAATCGGGCAAGGCGTTCTACGAGCGCGGCAACTACACGTTCGCCCGCCGTGAGTTCGAACGGGCGTTGATCGACGATCCGTACAACTCCGACTACGCGTACAACGTCGCCTCGGCCATGCAGAAGCAGGGTGACCTGATCAGTGCCGAGAAGATGTATCTGCACGCGTTGAACCTCGATCCCAGTCACCAGCCCTCGTACCACGGACTGGCCGGCATGCTGGTCGAAGAGGGGCGGACGGCCGAGGCCCACGACCTGTTGCAGACGTGGGCGCAAACTCAACCGTACATGCCGGAAGCGCACGTGGAGCTGGCTGCTCTGCAGCAGAAGACCGGCGATCTGGCCGGTGCCGAGCAGTCGCTGCGGCAGGCTCTGGCAGTTCATCCTCATCACCCCAAGGCGACGGCCCACCTGGCCAGCGTGTATCAGAAGTCCGGGCGGGTCGCCGATGCGGCACAGATGTACCAGCGTTCGCTGGCGGCCAATCCATACCAGCCGGACGTGCAGTCGCAACTGGCCGGGCTGAACTCGCCGAATGTCCCCTCGCCCGCCATGCGGATGGCGCAGGTGATGCCCCAACACGACCCGACTCTGGCGAAGCCGCCCTATCCTCACATGGCCCAGCGGGTGCCGACGGTCCAGCCGATGATGCAGCCGGCAACAATGCCGATGATGCAGCCGGCCCCGACATATGGTGCTGCACCGTACGGTACGCCGGCAGGTTCGGTTCCGGCGGCTCCGATGACGGCCCCGGCTCCGGGACGTGACGTTCCGGTCCCGATGCCTCCTGCCGGGACTCCGCAGCCAATCGAACTCGGTTCGCCGGTTCCCGTCAGCTGGGCCGACCCGGCCCACGTTCCGTCGGGACCAATGATGTCGCCCGGGCCGCTGCTGGCTCCGGGTCCGGAACTTCCAGCCGGTGTGGATGTCAGCTCGGGACCGGCAACTCAGTCCGGCCCCGCGCTCGAGGCGTACAGCCAGCCGGTTCCGGCGGTCACGGCGTTCTGA